DNA sequence from the Parascardovia denticolens DSM 10105 = JCM 12538 genome:
GGTCAGAATGAGCGAAAACCGCGTCTACCTGCGGATCATCAGCAAGAATCTCTTTCATCGCCTGATAACCATGAGCTGAAGTAAAGTCACCAACATTGATTGCAATCGGTTCCAGACCAGCAGCAGCCAGTCCTTCCACGCAACCGCTTGTCCTTTGCTGAGGAGAGAGCATATCGTCGGGACCAGCGATGATGGCGATCCGTCGTCTTCCCCGTTGAACCAATAGCTCCGCCGCCTCGTATCCACCATGAAAACTATCCACATCCACATAGGGATAATTCATATGGTGAGGAGGCTGGCCGATGAAGATGGTTGGCTTATCGAATTGAGCCAAAGTATCCACTAGACCTTTGGAGTAGTGGAAACTGAGGACCACCGCCCCATCGGCTCCGGAATCATGCAGGAGTTTGTTCAACGACTCGGTATCGTGTGGGCCAGTCAAAGCCAAAAAAGGCAAGAACGTCTTCTGGGTGAAAGAATCGGCCAGATGGCTGATCATACCGGAAACGAAGGCGTCGTTGAAAAGGAACTGCGTGCGCTCAGGAACCGCGATAGCTATGATATTGCTGCGCCCAGACGTCAGTTGTCTTGCGGCTTGGTTCGGAACGAAATTCAGCTCTTGCGCAACTTCTCGCACTTTCTGCCGAGTCTCGAGCGACGCGGGTCCATTCCCTAAGGCACGCGAAGCAGTGGAGACGGCGACCCCGGCTTTTTTCGCGACATCTCGTA
Encoded proteins:
- a CDS encoding LacI family DNA-binding transcriptional regulator yields the protein MAERAVTIRDVAKKAGVAVSTASRALGNGPASLETRQKVREVAQELNFVPNQAARQLTSGRSNIIAIAVPERTQFLFNDAFVSGMISHLADSFTQKTFLPFLALTGPHDTESLNKLLHDSGADGAVVLSFHYSKGLVDTLAQFDKPTIFIGQPPHHMNYPYVDVDSFHGGYEAAELLVQRGRRRIAIIAGPDDMLSPQQRTSGCVEGLAAAGLEPIAINVGDFTSAHGYQAMKEILADDPQVDAVFAHSDQIAAGAMQALSQYGKRVPQDLSIVGFDDFHVARALSPGLTTFAQPLADLAETATEMLAWRLRHGEWKTTAQVLPVTLILRGSL